ACTGAACAAAAACATTAAGGATAACATTTCTACGTAGGAAAATAATGTATACCTAAATAACGAcaccaataataacaaaaatcacgaaaaaaaaaagcttacATGTCCACTAATCTTCGCCGATCGGTATTTCGTCTTTTAAAATTCTATTTAACTTAACCTTGATCTCCGTCTGAGAGTCTCCTCTCAAGATATCCGACACAAACCAGACATCACAATCCAGCTGCACCATTTCAAGTGACCCTTTCAAAACACCACACAATATATTGGAATACCAGAGCGATTTCATAGCGTCCATGGGTAACTCCACAAAGTCAGCCAATGGGTTTTCATCCaaaatcaatgaaaaagtaTCCTTGTTATGCGACCAGTTCGTTATGTTGGGTGTGAtgtttaaaaatattttgaatgcACACTTACTTAGTACTTCGCTTGTCTTCACTAAATTCTCACAGCGTGGCAATGCCGTTCTAGCCAAGAAATCCTCAATAAGTCTACACCCAATATTATATCCCATGCTATACAAATGATCATTCACTTTGTTAAAGTCCCGTTCATAATCTTGGCACAATTGTGCCACTATGGACCCATATGTTAGCGTAAATAATTCtgtattaattttttctgttttatttttccaGATCTCTTCTCCCATGGCCTTCAAAGACCTCGATTGCGTGGTAGAAACCATTTTTGACCCAGTTTTGGTTATCAATGAACACTTGAAGCTTTACTCTGCATTCCCATCTCTATAGCTATGGGTAATCACAGCTACGATCACTTACtctgttattattatattaaGTTCAATGTTGGCCAAACCGGGTAACATGTAACACTTTCAGGTTGGCCTTACCTTTGGCTTGGAGTTTCGcaagttttcaaatttttggcTCCTGCTGTCAAGGTGCATAGAATAGCGCTTATTTATCTATTTATATCCAAGATGTACAATCCTCGTTCTCTGAGTCCAACATATTTGCTCGCAACTGTAGAAATCACAACTACAGCAACAGTAAAGAtatcattttctattttcgTTATTGGTTTCTCGACCTTTTTATATACGATACGTCAAACTTGAATCATTTTATAcgtttttctctttctagAAATGCCATTATGCACGTGACATTACAAATTGTGGTGAAAAAAGGCTCTCATAATAAACTGTGAACGGACTCATAATGAAATTTGCTTCACTATGTGAATCATCGCTAATAAACTCGCTACAAAAGTCGAGTATGCTTaagtcaaaaaaatgatatatatatataatttacTTATGTGTTTCTGCAAAGTTGTAGGCTTCATTTAGAATTGCTCAGATATTCC
The nucleotide sequence above comes from Saccharomyces cerevisiae S288C chromosome XI, complete sequence. Encoded proteins:
- the BET3 gene encoding TRAPP complex core subunit BET3 (Core component of transport protein particle (TRAPP) complexes I-III; TRAPP complexes are related multimeric guanine nucleotide-exchange factors for the GTPase Ypt1, regulating ER-Golgi traffic (TRAPPI), intra-Golgi traffic (TRAPPII), endosome-Golgi traffic (TRAPPII and III) and autophagy (TRAPPIII); hydrophilic homodimeric protein that acts in conjunction with SNARE proteins in targeting and fusion of ER to Golgi transport vesicles), giving the protein MVSTTQSRSLKAMGEEIWKNKTEKINTELFTLTYGSIVAQLCQDYERDFNKVNDHLYSMGYNIGCRLIEDFLARTALPRCENLVKTSEVLSKCAFKIFLNITPNITNWSHNKDTFSLILDENPLADFVELPMDAMKSLWYSNILCGVLKGSLEMVQLDCDVWFVSDILRGDSQTEIKVKLNRILKDEIPIGED